In one window of Oryza sativa Japonica Group chromosome 9, ASM3414082v1 DNA:
- the LOC4347284 gene encoding 2-hydroxyisoflavanone dehydratase, with protein MATPSPNPHLSMSINGGATVSAGWAATQPRRRRTVDHSSRSCLLRPSYGSTRGFGTRRIAVRSASQKNSSPPLMTTEQEAEDEVVLESPAHFRIYKSGKIDRLNRPPVLPAGLDEATGVTSKDVVLDADTGVSVRLFLPKLQEPSKKLPVVVFFHGGAFFIESAGSETYHNYVNSLAAAAGVLVVSVDYRLAPEHPLPAGYDDSWAALQWAASAQDGWIAEHGDTARLFVAGDSAGANIAHEMLVRAAASGGRPRMEGAILLHPWFGGSKEIEGEPEGGAAITAAMWNYACPGAAAGADDPRLNPLAAGGPVLEELACERMLVCAGGKDVLAARNRAYYDAVAASAWRGSAAWLESEGEGHVFFLGNSECENAKQLMDRIVAFIAGG; from the coding sequence ATGGCCACACCAAGTCCAAACCCTCACCTCTCCATGTCCATCAATGGAGGAGCCACCGTTTCGGCTGGTTGGGCGGCCACCcaacctcgccggcgacgaacagTGGATCACAGTAGCAGAAGCTGCTTACTTCGACCATCATATGGATCTACCAGAGGCTTCGGTACGAGGAGAATTGCAGTTCGTTCTGCCTCCCAGAAGAACTCGTCTCCTCCATTGATGACCACTGAGCAAGAAGCCGAAGACGAGGTGGTGCTAGAGTCGCCGGCGCACTTCCGCatctacaagagcggcaagaTCGACCGCCTCAACCGGCCACCCGTCCTGCCCGCTGGTCTCGACGAGGCCACCGGCGTCACCTCCAAGGACGTCGTCCTCGACGCCGACACCGGCGTCTCCGTCCGCCTCTTCCTCCCCAAGCTTCAGGAGCCCTCCAAGAagctccccgtcgtcgtcttcttccacGGCGGCGCGTTCTTCATCGAGTCGGCCGGCTCCGAGACGTACCACAACTACGTCAActccctcgccgcggcggccggtgtCCTCGTCGTGTCCGTCGACTACCGGCTCGCCCCGGAGCACCCGCTCCCCGCGGGCTACGACGACTCGTGGGCGGCGCTCCAGTGGGCGGCCTCGGCGCAAGACGGATGGATCGCCGAGCACGGCGACACGGCTcgcctcttcgtcgccggcgacagcgCCGGCGCCAACATCGCGCACGAGATGCTCGTGAGGGCGGCCGCCAGCGGCGGGCGCCCGAGGATGGAGGGCGCGATCCTGCTGCACCCGTGGTTCGGCGGGAGCAAGGAGATCGAGGGGGAgccggagggcggcgccgcgatCACCGCGGCGATGTGGAACTACGCGtgcccgggcgccgccgccggcgcggacgACCCGCGGCTGAACCCGCTGGCGGCCGGCGGGCCGGTGCTGGAGGAGCTCGCGTGCGAGAGGATGCTCGTGTGCGCGGGGGGGAAGGACGTGCTCGCGGCGAGGAACCGCGCGTACTACGACGCCGTGGCGGCGAGCGCGTGGCGCGGGAGCGCGGCGTGGCTCGAGTCGGAGGGGGAGGGGCACGTGTTCTTCCTGGGGAATTCGGAGTGCGAGAATGCCAAGCAGCTCATGGATCGCATCGTGGCGTTCATAGCCGGTGGATGA